Proteins from one Nerophis lumbriciformis linkage group LG08, RoL_Nlum_v2.1, whole genome shotgun sequence genomic window:
- the LOC133611345 gene encoding transmembrane protein 229b-like encodes MATAILQPPVPLTAQSRWYLYVIHGYFCKVMCMAAWEFAVQSEWKFPGVTSVWALFIYGTCILAMERMYLYLREHCHVLVRCLIYTLWTYMWELSTGLLLRQFHACPWDYSAFRYNFLGLITAEFAVPCFCASFIVERLVIRSTLRLRYYQGNDDGWGRNYIGWLSGINSFFKME; translated from the coding sequence ATGGCAACCGCGATCCTGCAGCCTCCCGTGCCGCTGACGGCGCAGTCCCGCTGGTACCTGTACGTCATCCACGGCTACTTTTGCAAGGTCATGTGCATGGCGGCGTGGGAGTTCGCCGTGCAGTCCGAGTGGAAGTTCCCGGGCGTGACGAGCGTGTGGGCGCTCTTCATCTACGGCACGTGCATCCTGGCGATGGAGCGCATGTACCTGTACCTGCGCGAGCACTGCCACGTGTTGGTGCGCTGCCTCATCTACACGCTGTGGACGTACATGTGGGAGCTGAGCACGGGGCTGCTGTTGCGCCAGTTCCACGCCTGCCCCTGGGACTACTCCGCCTTCCGCTACAACTTCCTGGGTCTGATCACGGCCGAGTTTGCGGTGCCGTGCTTCTGCGCCTCCTTCATCGTGGAGCGCCTGGTCATCCGCAGCACGCTGCGCCTGCGCTACTATCAGGGCAACGACGACGGCTGGGGGCGGAACTACATCGGCTGGTTGTCCGGCATTAACAGCTTCTTCAAAATGGAGTGA